In the Uranotaenia lowii strain MFRU-FL chromosome 1, ASM2978415v1, whole genome shotgun sequence genome, GGAGGAAAAGTCAAGGGAAAGGCAAAGTCCCGATCATCTCGTGCCGGACTTCAGTTCCCAGTCGGTCGTATCCATCGTCTGCTCCGCAAGGGCAACTACGCAGAACGTGTCGGAGCTGGAGCTCCCGTCTATCTGGCCGCTGTCATGGAATATCTGGCAGCTGAAGTGCTGGAATTGGCAGGAAACGCCGCTCGTGACAACAAGAAGACCCGTATCATCCCGCGTCATCTTCAGTTGGCCATCCGTAACGACGAGGAATTGAACAAACTGCTTTCGGGCGTCACCATCGCTCAGGGAGGTGTTCTGCCAAACATCCAGGCCGTTTTGCTGCCCAAGAAGACCGAAAAGAAGGCTTAAACTAGGATCATCTCTTCTTCAAACCAAACCGTCCTTTTCAGGACGACAAACATTTATGTTAAGAGTTTAATGATACTTTTGATTCTCCAGTACCAAGCAGActtttatgacaaaattataccaaatatttttaacatgccTTCCAAAGCCCGAACAAAGGTTAAAATCTCGGTTATAAAATTTCCGATCACTATTTTTAAAGCTTGGCAACCATTAGAGCACATTCTGAACCCATCCACGTTTCCGAACATTCTTCGGATTTTCAGGGAAAAgattagatgaaaattgattttgaaaatcatgcgGAAAAAATCGCTTTTGATCCCGATAGGACTTGAACaaacatcttgcgcctctctgGGGCctatgtattaacattctactacaggagaaaACTTGACGTATGAAAGTTATATTAGTCGAGTGTCGAAGTCTATCAAAATGAAGAGAGTTGTTTACCCATGTGAACATTATCATTTTCGTTGTCTatatctattcccatcatttcatcttacggtaatTGGACTCATATTTGTACATTTTTAGCACGGCAATTTTCAATtcacacagttggattcattgtTTCACAAATTGTTTTGCTGCCTAATGTTTGCGTCAAGACCCATCTTGGGatcacattttaaaattgtaaatttttattcccgggaattttcaacttacattttttttttgttaaaacctCATGAAATGGCTAAAGATTTGACTACGTAAAGTATTTTCATTAAGGAATTTCTTGTTTCGAGTATCATGAAAGCTCTGGATTCAGAAGACACACAGTTCTTAGTGTCGAAGCGTTATAATTATTTGGGTTAGCAAGCAACAAACATatcaatagttttaaaataaagtctgcttcatttaatattggaacaaattcttttgctcattgtggcgctcctagtggacggatttggaaacttttttcacccacgtgtcgagaaattcattacctttcaccatgtatttatgtcataacaccaaacgatagcattttgtaaacaaccgccatggaagccgaacggagagatcaaattgtgcacagtttt is a window encoding:
- the LOC129741086 gene encoding histone H2A, which gives rise to MSGRGKGGKVKGKAKSRSSRAGLQFPVGRIHRLLRKGNYAERVGAGAPVYLAAVMEYLAAEVLELAGNAARDNKKTRIIPRHLQLAIRNDEELNKLLSGVTIAQGGVLPNIQAVLLPKKTEKKA